CCAATCGATAATGCCCAAATTCCGAGTACGATGAATACTAATCCAAAGTAGAATACCGGGTGTGCTGCCATTGGCGGATAGAATGTAAACATTACAGATGCTTCATTCATTAAGATCGGAATGACAGCTAAAACAAATCCGAACATTTTCATCCAGAAGCCGTTCCAAGCTATTTTCCTGACGACTGGAAGCAGTCCACCTAATGTATGAGAGAGTGCTGCGTAAAAGTAACCGATTGTAAAGAATGCTGATAGTACAACAACCAGCAGTATACCGTGGGCTGTTAATACTTGATAATAGTTAAACCATGCTGGTAATTCTAGTAATCCTGCCCGGTTTAATCCTTGTAGAAGACCAAGTGCTCCCCCAAGTAATAATGCGATAAATGCAACAGATAAATAAGATTTTGAGATGTTTGCATCCTCTAGACTTATACCAAGGACTCTATTTGTTTTTTCTTTAAACGTTTGTGTATTTGAATTTACAACTGTTTCCATTGACTTTCCCTCCTTACTTAACCGTAATCGTAGTAGCCATTAACTGGTGACCTGCACCACAATATTCGTTACATAGCACTAAATACTCACCAGGCTCTTCAAACGTTTGAGTAATCTTTGTAATATGTCCTGGCATAACCATTGCATTTAGGTTTGTGTTTGCGACTTGAAATCCGTGTACAACGTCTTTAGAAGTCATCGTAAAATGAACTGTTGCTCCTGCTGGAATTTCAATCTTGTTTGGTGTGAAACTGAAAATCTGAAGTGTCATTACTACTTCGTACTCGTTTTCGCCAATTTGTTTTACGCCTGGATTATCAAATGGTGCGATTTTATCAACGTTATTCGGATCGATTGTTTCCTTATGGCTCGGTGGTCCCATTTCTAATGCAAAAGTTTGGTAACCAGTGAAAATCATGAATCCCATAATCATACCGAAGCTTAAAAATAGCCATATCTTTTCATCAAGATGCATTTTCATGCCTTTCCCTCCTATAATCTATCGAAGTAAACTCCAAAAAATAGTAAATACGTACCAAGTAGAACTGCTGCTAAAACCCCTAAGGAAATCCACGTTCCTACTCTCGATGTTTCATGCTCTAAACCATTGTTGTTTTTATGGTTAGCTCCCATTGAAAGGTACCCCCTTATACTTTTGATATACTTACATATTAGATGGTAACCGTTCTCATAGTAGTGAACTGAATCACTTGTATAAAATCTAAAAGTGACAAATTTATGAACAAAAATAGGGCCTGACCCCCGGTGCGTTAACGCTTTACAGCACCGGGGGTCAGGCCCCACTCCATTAAAACATACTTAGATTATAGTTTTTTGATAGGATTTCCAGCAGTTTAATCCCTGCTATACTATTCCCTTTTTCATCTAGAGCCGGTCCGAATATTCCAATTCCAAACTTACCAGGAACGGACCCCATAATACCACCTGATACCCCACTCTTGGCAGGTATCCCGATTTTAATCGCAAACTCCCCAGAAGCATTATACATTCCACAAGTAACCATGAATGTCTTACAAATACGTGCAACATCCTTAGGCATTATCTGCTTTCCAGTGAGAGGATCAACCCCATCCATTGCAAACACTTCTCCGATTCTTGCCAAGTCCAAACAATTCATTTCAATTGCACACTGTTTTGTGTATAGACTAATTAGGCCCTCCACATCTTCCTCGATAATGAGATGTTGCTTTAAAAAATAGCAAAGTGCCCTGTTTAAATCAGCCGTATCATACTCGGATTGGGCTACCTCTTTACAGTAGCTAATATCTTGATCCCCTGTTAACTCACGGACAAATTGAATTAGTTTTTCAAACCGATCCTGGGCGGAGCACCCTTTAATCATATGTGTTACAACTAATGCACCAGCATTGATCATGGGGTTTAGTGGTTTTGCTATTCCCATCGTTTCTAGTTTCACAATTGAATTGAAAGGGTCGCCAGTTGGTTCCATACCCACTCGCTCAAACACATACTCAGGTCCGCTTTCAATTAATACAAGAGCAAGACTGATTACCTTAGATATACTTTGGAGTGTAAACTTCTTATCAATATCACCAGCAGATATACAACGGCCATCTGGATAATGAAGCGCGATTGATAAATCATCAGGATTCGCTCTCCCAAGCGCAGGAATATAATCTGCAACCTTTCCTTCGGCCGTATACTTCTTCGCCTCTTCTACTAACTCATTTAATTCCTCACTCGTTCTGCACGGCATTATCATCACCCATACTAAGTATGAGCAAAAAAAACCGACTTTATCCCTTTAAAGCACTGGGGGTCAGGCCCCACAAGACACATTTCTTGATACTTGAATTTAAATCGTGTAAGATTTAATCGTACACGATTTATCTCACTCGGAATTTTTAAAGGAGGATATAACATGGAAACTGTTTATGATTTTAATGTGAAGAAGACAAACGGTGAACTGAAATCATTAAAGGATTTTCAAGGGCAACCCCTCATTATTGTTAATACTGCTAGTAAGTGTGGATTCACACCTCAATTTAAAGGTCTTCAGGAATTATATGAAAAATACAAGGACCAGGGATTAGAAATTTTAGGTTTTCCTTGTGATCAATTTAATAATCAAGAATTTGAGAATATTGATGAGACTACTCAATTTTGCCAATTAAACTTTGGTGTTTCCTTCCCGATGTTTGGAAAGATTGATGTAAACGGAGACCATGCAGACCCGCTATTTTCTTTTTTGAAGAAAGAAAAGAAAGGTATCTTAACGAGTAATATCAAATGGAATTTCACAAAGTTCTTAGTTGGACGCGATGGAAAAGTCGTTGAACGCTACGCCCCAACTACAGAACCAAAGAAAATAGAAGCAGACTTACTAAAACTTCTAGGATAACCCTTTAAATCTATTTTCAGTCAGGTGGTAGTATGAACGATTTCTTAACATTAGAAAAACAACTGTGCTTTGCAGTCTATGAAACCGCAGGTGAATTCACAAGATTGTATACGAGTATTCTCCAGCCCTTTAATTTAACTTATCCACAGTACTTAGTTCTGGTCGCTTTATGGGAACAAGATGGACTCACTGTTAAAGAGTTAGGAGAAAAACTTGGCCTAGGAACTGGAACACTCACTCCCATGCTAACTCGGATGGAAGGACATGGGTGGTTAAATAAGGTTCGGTCCACTTTAGATGAACGAAAGGTTTTAGTACACCTTCAAACTAAGGCAAACGAACAAAAGTCTGCTATAACAGAAACTATTTCAAAAGAAATAGAAGCTTGTAGAATTGAACTCGAAGAGTATGAACAACTTATGGAAAACTTAAACAAACTGCATAAAAAGCTAAGAGAAAGAAACTAAGTTTACCATCTCCCCTAAAGCAACGGTCCGAAGGATTGTTGCTTTCTTTGAACCACTCACTTTAACGCTTTAAACCACCGGGGGTCAGGCCCCATCCGACACATTCGACATAATTTTACATTTATTTTGCGTTTTTTAAAGGGAATTTCGTCTTAAAGTCTAATTAGTAAACATAGAGTTTTA
This sequence is a window from Cytobacillus luteolus. Protein-coding genes within it:
- a CDS encoding cytochrome c oxidase subunit II, coding for MKMHLDEKIWLFLSFGMIMGFMIFTGYQTFALEMGPPSHKETIDPNNVDKIAPFDNPGVKQIGENEYEVVMTLQIFSFTPNKIEIPAGATVHFTMTSKDVVHGFQVANTNLNAMVMPGHITKITQTFEEPGEYLVLCNEYCGAGHQLMATTITVK
- the glsA gene encoding glutaminase A; translated protein: MPCRTSEELNELVEEAKKYTAEGKVADYIPALGRANPDDLSIALHYPDGRCISAGDIDKKFTLQSISKVISLALVLIESGPEYVFERVGMEPTGDPFNSIVKLETMGIAKPLNPMINAGALVVTHMIKGCSAQDRFEKLIQFVRELTGDQDISYCKEVAQSEYDTADLNRALCYFLKQHLIIEEDVEGLISLYTKQCAIEMNCLDLARIGEVFAMDGVDPLTGKQIMPKDVARICKTFMVTCGMYNASGEFAIKIGIPAKSGVSGGIMGSVPGKFGIGIFGPALDEKGNSIAGIKLLEILSKNYNLSMF
- a CDS encoding glutathione peroxidase, which encodes METVYDFNVKKTNGELKSLKDFQGQPLIIVNTASKCGFTPQFKGLQELYEKYKDQGLEILGFPCDQFNNQEFENIDETTQFCQLNFGVSFPMFGKIDVNGDHADPLFSFLKKEKKGILTSNIKWNFTKFLVGRDGKVVERYAPTTEPKKIEADLLKLLG
- a CDS encoding MarR family winged helix-turn-helix transcriptional regulator, yielding MNDFLTLEKQLCFAVYETAGEFTRLYTSILQPFNLTYPQYLVLVALWEQDGLTVKELGEKLGLGTGTLTPMLTRMEGHGWLNKVRSTLDERKVLVHLQTKANEQKSAITETISKEIEACRIELEEYEQLMENLNKLHKKLRERN